A region from the Agrobacterium cucumeris genome encodes:
- a CDS encoding anhydro-N-acetylmuramic acid kinase — MGEVKTAIGLMSGTSMDGIDIALLRTDGENVVRHGPSGYFPYDPGLRAIWQKALTTAKSIRERRERPGDLGEAERKLTLAHAAAVKSFLHRHRLLPGDIDVIGFHGQTVLHRPDEALTVQIGDGALLASETGIDVVYDMRANDMVHGGQGAPLIPAYHMALSANLPDGFETPAVFVNIGGISNLTYIGEAGRLAAFDSGPGNMLIDQWIEAHTGKAFDKGGKTAAGGSVVASLVARYMESPFFSANIRRSLDRGDFAPPKKGEVSLADGARTLAHLTGAAILKSASYLPETAKTYVVCGGGRLNPVIMGEFAELAAKSGARVIAAEEAGFDGGAMEAEAWAYLAVRSMRGLPLTYPGTTGVKEPVTGGVLVRSE, encoded by the coding sequence GTGGGTGAGGTTAAAACGGCAATCGGGTTGATGAGCGGCACATCGATGGACGGTATCGATATAGCCCTGTTACGCACGGATGGCGAAAACGTGGTGCGACACGGGCCGAGCGGTTATTTCCCCTATGATCCCGGTCTGCGCGCCATCTGGCAGAAGGCGCTCACGACAGCCAAATCCATCCGCGAACGGCGTGAGCGTCCGGGTGATCTGGGCGAGGCCGAGCGCAAGTTGACGCTTGCCCATGCGGCGGCGGTGAAATCCTTTCTCCATCGTCACCGGCTTCTGCCCGGTGATATCGATGTCATCGGGTTTCATGGACAGACCGTGCTGCACCGGCCGGATGAGGCACTGACCGTACAGATCGGCGACGGCGCGCTGCTGGCCTCCGAAACCGGCATCGACGTGGTGTACGACATGCGGGCCAACGACATGGTGCATGGCGGGCAGGGCGCGCCGCTGATCCCCGCCTATCACATGGCGCTTTCCGCCAATCTGCCTGATGGGTTCGAAACGCCCGCCGTTTTCGTCAATATCGGCGGTATCTCCAATCTGACTTATATCGGTGAGGCGGGGCGGCTTGCCGCTTTCGATAGCGGCCCCGGCAACATGCTGATCGACCAGTGGATCGAGGCGCATACGGGTAAGGCCTTCGACAAGGGCGGCAAAACGGCGGCAGGCGGCAGCGTGGTTGCCTCGCTGGTGGCGCGTTATATGGAAAGCCCGTTCTTCTCGGCCAATATCCGCCGCTCGCTCGATCGCGGCGATTTCGCGCCGCCGAAAAAGGGTGAGGTCTCTCTGGCGGATGGGGCACGGACGCTGGCGCATCTGACGGGTGCTGCCATCCTCAAATCGGCGAGCTATTTGCCGGAAACGGCGAAGACCTATGTGGTTTGCGGTGGTGGGCGGCTCAATCCGGTGATCATGGGGGAATTTGCCGAGCTTGCAGCAAAGTCCGGTGCGCGGGTGATCGCGGCGGAAGAGGCGGGGTTTGATGGCGGTGCGATGGAAGCGGAGGCCTGGGCCTATCTGGCGGTGCGTTCGATGAGGGGGCTGCCGCTGACCTATCCGGGGACGACGGGGGTGAAGGAGCCTGTGACGGGTGGGGTTTTGGTGCGATCGGAATGA
- the tyrS gene encoding tyrosine--tRNA ligase — MSRFKSDFLRTLDERGFIHQISDEAGLDELFAKETVTAYIGYDPTASSLHVGHLTQIMMLHWMQKTGHQPISLMGGGTGMVGDPSFKEEARKLMTIDMIEDNITSLKHVFANYLDYERANNPALMINNADWLRGLNYLEFLRDVGRHFSVNRMLSFDSVKTRLDREQSLSFLEFNYMILQAYDYVELNQRTGCRLQMGGSDQWGNIINGIDLGHRMGTPQLYALTSPLLTTSSGAKMGKSASGAVWLNKDLLPVYDFWQYWRNTEDADVVRFAKLFTTLPMDEIARIAALGGSEINEAKKILATEVTAILHGRAAAEEAAETARKTFEEGVLAENLPSIEVPASELEAGVGVLSLIVRAGLAGSNGEARRHVQGGAVKINDQGVSDERQTIGTGEVTGDGVIKLSVGKKKHVLVRPA, encoded by the coding sequence ATGTCCAGGTTCAAGTCCGATTTCCTCCGCACGCTCGATGAGCGCGGCTTCATTCACCAGATCTCCGATGAGGCAGGTCTCGACGAACTGTTCGCCAAGGAAACCGTGACCGCCTATATCGGCTATGACCCGACGGCTTCGAGTTTGCATGTCGGTCACCTCACCCAGATCATGATGCTGCACTGGATGCAGAAGACCGGCCACCAGCCGATCTCGCTGATGGGCGGCGGCACCGGCATGGTGGGCGATCCCTCCTTCAAGGAAGAGGCCCGCAAGCTGATGACGATCGACATGATCGAGGACAACATCACGTCGCTCAAGCATGTCTTCGCCAACTACCTCGATTATGAACGCGCCAATAATCCGGCGCTGATGATCAACAATGCCGACTGGCTGCGTGGCCTGAACTACCTCGAATTCCTGCGCGATGTCGGCCGCCATTTCTCGGTCAACCGCATGCTGTCCTTCGACAGCGTGAAGACGCGCCTCGACCGCGAGCAGTCGCTGTCCTTCCTCGAATTCAACTACATGATCCTGCAGGCCTACGATTACGTGGAGCTGAACCAGCGCACCGGTTGCCGGCTGCAGATGGGCGGTTCGGACCAGTGGGGCAACATCATCAACGGCATCGACCTCGGTCACCGCATGGGGACACCGCAGCTTTACGCGCTGACCTCACCGCTTCTGACCACCTCTTCGGGTGCGAAGATGGGCAAGTCGGCATCGGGCGCCGTGTGGCTGAACAAGGACCTCCTGCCGGTCTATGATTTCTGGCAATACTGGCGCAACACCGAAGATGCGGATGTCGTGCGCTTCGCCAAGCTCTTCACCACCCTGCCGATGGACGAAATCGCCCGCATTGCGGCGCTTGGCGGATCGGAGATCAACGAAGCGAAGAAGATCCTCGCAACCGAAGTGACGGCGATCCTGCATGGCCGCGCTGCAGCGGAAGAAGCGGCTGAAACCGCGCGCAAGACCTTCGAGGAAGGCGTGCTGGCTGAAAACCTGCCCTCCATCGAGGTTCCGGCATCCGAACTCGAAGCCGGCGTCGGCGTCCTCTCCCTCATCGTCCGCGCCGGCCTTGCCGGTTCGAACGGCGAAGCCCGCCGCCACGTTCAGGGCGGCGCGGTGAAGATCAACGATCAGGGTGTTTCCGACGAACGCCAGACGATCGGCACCGGTGAAGTGACCGGCGACGGCGTCATCAAGCTGTCCGTCGGCAAGAAGAAGCACGTTCTGGTTCGCCCGGCGTAA